The Gammaproteobacteria bacterium DNA window TGCAGCGGCGTCGCCAGCTGGAAGCCCTGACCGATGCCGGCGATGAGCGTTTCACCGGGATACCAGGGCTGCCGGCGGGTGGCCTGCTTCCAATCGCGCGACGGATTGACGCCGCCCGCCTCGCCGGGCAGATCGATGGCGGTCCTGTCGCCGAATCCAAAACGATCAAGAAAATCGTGCATGCGATCAATCTTGAGGTCCAGCGCCAGCGCGTAGAAATACACGTCGCAGGATTCCACGATGGCCTCCTTCATGTCCATGCGGCCGTGGCCGGGCTTTTTCCAGCAGTGATACTTGCGATCATCGTTGGGCAGCATGAACCAGCCTGGACACCAGGTGGTGGCGCCCGGCGAGCGCACGCCGTAGTACAGCGCCGCCAGCGCCATGAACGGTTTGATGGTCGAACCGGGCGGGTAGACCGCCTGCAAGGCGCGATTGTAGAGGGGGCGGTCCGGCGAATTGAGCAGGGCGGCATACTGGGCGACGCCGATTCCCCTGACGAACGGATTGGGGTCGTAACTGGGCTGGCTCACGAAGGCCAGCACCCCGCCGGTATCGGGATCGAGCGCGACCACGGCGCCGCGCCGGCCGGCGAGCGCCTGCGTGGCGACCCGTTGCAGTGACAGGTTCAGCGTCAGGTGCAGATCCGCGCCGGACACCGCCGGGGTGTTCTCCAGCACGCGCAACACCCGCCCCTGCGAGTTGACCTCGACTTGCTGATAACCGACCTTGCCGTGCAATTCCTCTTCGTAAGTCTGTTCCACGCCGCCCTTGCCGATGTGCGTGGTGGCGCTGTAATTGGCCGCATCCACCGCCCTGAGATCGTTCTCGTCAATGCGGCCGACGTAACCCAGTACATGCGCCAGCAACGCCCCTTGTGGATAGTAACGACTGAGCGATGCAGTGATGTCGAAGCCGGGAAATCGATGGCGATCCAGCGAGAAGCGCGCCACTTCCTCCTCGGTGAGATTGAAGCGCAGGCTGACGTTTTCGAAACGCCGCTTCTGTTTGAGCGCCTGCCGGAAGTGCGTGACATCCGTATCGGTGAGGTCGATTACGCGCCGGATGCGCTGCAGGCTGTCTTCCATGTCGGGGACGCGTTCCGGGACGACGTCGAGACTGAAGGCGGGGCGGTTCTCCGCCACCAGCGCGCCGTCCTGCGTGTAGATCAGCCCGCGCGTCGGGGCCAGCGGCAGCACCTTGACCCGGTTGTCCCGCGACAGGGTGGTGTAATGCTCGTGCTCGGCGATTTGGAGGTAGGCCAGTCGTAACAGCAGCATCCCGAGCAGTACCATGACCAGAAACATGGCGGCAGTCAGCCGGCGCCGCACCAGCTTGAGCTCGCGGACGCGATCTTTGAGCTCCAGCGAATATTCCATCGATCTATCTCAACTCAGATGTGCACGGCGGCGGAGATCGCGCAGGATGACGAACAGCCACGGCCACAACAGCGCGCTGGTCAGCGCCGGCAGGGCCAGGCGCCAGGGATTCGGCGGCTGACCGACCACCGCCATGATGGCGCCGTTCAACGCCATGTAACCCAGGAGCAGACTGCCGACCACGACGGCCTGCTGGCCCAGCGGGAAGACGCGCAAACGGCGATGATTGCTCACCACCAGATAGGTAATAATGCCCAGCCCCAGGGCGTGCTGGCCCAGCACCGCGCTTTGATTGACTTCGATGACGTCCACCAGCAGCCCCAGCACGAAGCCGGTGAACATGCCCACGCGGTTGGGCACGGCCATGGCCCAGTAGATCAGCACCATCGCCACCCATGCCGGCCGCCATGCCACGCCCCATGACGGCAGCGGCATCGCCGTCAACATCAGGGCCACAACGAAACTCGCGGCGATAACCCCTCCGCGCCAGGCGGGCATAGCCATGAAGTTACGGGATGGGAGGAAAAGGCGATCCGGACAGGCCCGCCACCGCCGCCGGCCCGTTCGCCGGCCAGACCAGCAAGACCTGCTGGGAGCGGCCGAGCCGGGCGCTCGGCGCGGCGCTGATTTTCGCGAATGGGTTGCCGGATTCGCGGCTGACCTTGGTCACCTCGCCGACCGGATAACCCGCCGGAAAGCGCCCGCCCAGGCCGGAGGTGGTGACGAGATCGCCCACCCGCACGTCGGCGGTCACCGGCACATAATTCAACTCCAGCACGGCGTCGTTGCCGGTGCCCACCGCGATGGCGCGCACGCCGGTGCGGTTGAATTGCACCGGCAGCGCGTGATTGGGATGGGTGATCAGCATGGCCACGCTGGTGAACGGCGCCACATGAATGACCTGCCCCATCACGCCCTCGGCGTCGACCAGCGGTTGCCCGAGATATACGCCATGCTGGCTGCCCTTGTTGAGCGTCATCTGCGCGGCGTCGGTATCGGCCTGCGCGCCCAGCACATCGGCAACCAGGACTTTCTCGCCCAACTGCACCGAGGAATCCAGTAATTCGCGCAGATGTTTGTTCTCCGATTCCAGCGCCGAGAATTTTTGCAGACGCGATTTCAGCAGCAGGTTCTGCACCTGCAGCTTTTCATTTTCATTCTGAAGCGCCTGGCGGGTGGCCACGGAGGACATCAGCATGTGCGCCGCCTGCACCGGCGCATTGACCATCACCTGCAGCGGATAGACCGCGACCGAAAGCACGGCGCGCAGGGCCTCCAGTTGCCGGTACTGGTGATCCATCACCATGAGCAGGAGCGCACCGGCGATCAGCGTCAGCAACTTCGTCAGCGACGGCGACGGATGGATGAACAAGGACTTCATGCGTCGCTCCCCCTTCTCACGCGCACACTCATCTCTCCCCTTACAACTCGTTGCTACTCAAGCATCAAGACATCCGGCCCATGCTCGTCGATCATCTCCAGCACCCGGCCGCCGCCGCGCGCCACGCAGGTCAGCGGGTCGTCGGCGATGATCACCGGCAGGCCGGTCTCCTCCATCAGCAGCCGGTCGATGTCGCGCAACAGCGCGCCGCCGCCGGTCAACACCAGCCCCCGCTCCGCCACGTCGGCGCCCAGCTCCGGCGGTGTTTTTTCCAGCGCCATCTTGACCGCGCGCACCACGGCGGCCAGCGGGTCTTGCAGGGCTTCAAGAATTTCGTTGCTGTTCAAGGTAAAACTGCGCGGCAGGCCCTCGGCCAGGTTGCGGCCCTTGATCTCGATCTCGCGCACCTCGTTGCCGGGGTAGGCGCAGCCGATCTCCTGCTTGATGCGCTCGGCCGTGGATTCGCCGATCAGGCTGCCGTAATTGCGGCGGATGTAATTGACGATGGCCTCGTCGAACTTGTCGCCGCCGGTGCGCACCGAATCCGAATAGACGACGCCGTTCAGGGATATCACCGCCACTTCCGAGGTGCCGCCGCCGATGTCCAGCACCATCGAGCCGCGCGGATCCGACACCGGCATGCCGGCGCCGATGGCGGCGGCCATCGGCTCCTGGAGCAGAAACACCTCGCGCGCGCCGGCGCCCTTGGCGGAATCATGGATGGCGCGGCGTTCGACCTGCGTGGAACCGCAGGGCACACATACGAGCACGCGCGGGCTGGGGCGGAAGATGCGGTTGCCGTGCACCTTGTGGATGAAGTGCTGCAGCATCTTCTCGGTGATCTCGAAATCGGCGATGACGCCGTCCTTCATCGGCCGGATGGCGTTGATGTGCTCCGGTGTGCGGCCGAGCATGCGCTTGGCCTCGACACCGACGGCGGCGATGGTCTTGTGGCCGCTGTTGTCGCGGCCCTTGCGTACCGCGACCACCGAGGGCTCGTTCAACACGATGCCCTTGCCGCGGACGTAGATCAATGTGTTGGCCGTGCCCAGATCGATGGACAAATCGTTGGAGAACAGGCCTCGTAGTTTTCTTAGCATGTGTACTCTGGTCGTTGTAACCGATATTGCCGCCTATTGTACGCGATAAGCAGTTGGATGTGGCGGTGCGCCAACTGCCTATTTCCGGCTGGTGGCGCGGAGTTAGGATACATATCTTAACACCGTCGCAGGTATCAGGTAACCATCAAATGTGCTATTTTCCGCTCCGGAGATGGCGGGGTGGTTCTCGCCTCCTTTTCGGGTGCATCCATCGATCGAGGTCAACGTGGCATTAAGCCAGGAAGAAGTTTTGGCCATCGCGCGGCTGGCGCGTTTGCAGGTGCCGGACGAACGGCTGCCCGCGCTCGCAAAACAACTGTCCGGCATATTGGAATTCGTCGCGCAGATGAATGCCGTGGATACTGGCAAAGTCGAGCCGCTGGCGCATCCCCTCGACGTCAGCGCGCGCATGCGCGAGGACGAGGTGACCGAGCCGGATCAGCGGCGTGAATTCCAGGCCATCGCCCCGGCCGTTGAGGCCGGTCTTTATCTGGTGCCCAAGGTCATCGAATAACACCGCGCTTTTCGTCTCATGGCCGAACTGCATCATCTCTCTCTGGCGGAACTGGCGCGCGGTCTCGTGCGCGGCGATTTTTCCAGCACCGATCTGACCCGCGCTTGTTTGCAACGCATCGAGGCGCACGATCCGAAACTCAACAGCTTCATCACCGTCACCGCCGAACGGGCGCTGAAGCAGGCCGCCGAGGCCGACGCCCGCCGCCGCACCGGCGACATCGCGCCGTTGAACGGCGTGCCCTACGCGCACAAGGACATCTTCTGCACGAAGGGCGTGCGCACCACCTGCGGCTCGCGCATGCTGGAAAATTTCATCTCACCTTACGATGCCACAGTCACCGAGCGGTTCAATGCCGCAGGTTTGGTGATGCTCGGCAAAACCAACATGGACGAGTTCGCGATGGGCTCCTCCAACGAAACCAGTCATTTCGGCGCGGTGCGCAATCCCTGGAACACGGACTGCGTCCCCGGCGGTTCGAGCGGCGGCACTGCGGCAGCGGTGGCCGCGCGGCTGGCGCCGTTCGGCACCGGCACGGACACAGGCGGCTCCATCCGCCAGCCGGCGGCATTGTGCGGCATCACCGGCATCAAGCCGACCTATGGCTGCGTGTCGCGCTGGGGCATGATCGCCTTCGCGTCGAGCCTTGATCAGGGCGGCCCCATGACGCAGACCGCCGAGGACGCAGCGCTGGTGCTAAACGTGATCTGTGGCTTCGATGCGCGCGATTCGACTTCACTGGAGCGACCTGCCGAGGACTACGCGCGCGATCTGAATGCGTCACTCAAGGGACTGCGCATCGGTCTGCCAAAGGAATATTTCGGCCAGGGGCTGGACCCGGCGGTGGCGGACACGGTACACGCCGCCGTGCGCGAGTTCGAAAGGCTCGGCGCGAAGATCAAGGAAATCAGCCTGCCCAACGGTCATCTCTCCATCCCGGCGTACTACGTCGTGGCGCCCGCTGAATGTTCCTCGAACCTGAGCCGCTTTGACGGCGTGCGCTACGGCCACCGCTGCGACAAACCCAGGGACTTGATGGACCTCTACTGCCGCTCGCGCGGCGAAGGCTTCGGCCCCGAAGTGCAGCGCCGCATCCTGATCGGCACCTATGCCCTCTCCGCCGGTTACTACGACGCCTACTATCTCAAGGCGCAGAAGATCCGCCGTTTGATCCGCGATGATTTCGCGCGTGCCTTCAAGGAAGTCGACCTGATCGCCGGCCCCACCTCGCCGACCACGGCCTTCAAGATCGGCGAGAAGACCTCCGATCCGGTGACCATGTATCTCTCCGACATCTACACCATCGCCGTCAACCTCGCCGGCCTGCCGGGCATGTCGATCCCGGCCGGCTTCGTCAACAATCTGCCGGTGGGCCTGCACGTGATCGGCAATTACTTTGGCGAGGCGCGCATGCTGAACGCCGCCCACCAGTATCAGCAGGCCACCGACTGGCATAAGCGCCGGCCTGCGGCATTCGGCTAAGCGAAGAAATCATATGAACTGGGAAACAGTCATCGGCTTGGAAATCCACGCGCAGCTTTTAACGCGCAGCAAGATTTTCTCCGGTGCCGCGACCGCGTTCGGGGCCGAGCCGAATACACAGGCCTGCGCCATCGACCTCGGTCTGCCGGGCGTGCTGCCGGTGCTGAACAAGGAGGCCGTGCGCATGGCCGTGGCCTTCGGGCTGGCCGTGAACGCGCAGATCGCGCCGCGCTCCGTGTTCGCGCGCAAGAATTACTTTTATCCCGATCTGCCCAAGGGCTATCAGATCAGTCAGTACGAACTGCCCGTTGTTGGCAAAGGATCCATCCACATCCAGCTTGACGGTAGCGACAAACGCATCGGCATCACCCGCGCGCATCTGGAGGAGGACGCCGGCAAATCGCTGCACGAGGACTTCCACGGCATGAGCGGCATCGATCTCAACCGCGCCGGCACACCGCTATTGGAAATCGTCTCCGAGCCGGACATGTGCTCGGCCAAGGAGGCCGTCGCTTACATGAAGGCGATCCACCAGCTCGTGCGTTATCTCAGGATTTGCGACGGCAACATGCAGGAGGGCAGTTTTCGCTGCGACGCCAATGTGTCCGTCCGCCGGCAGGGTGAAAGCAAACTCGGCACGCGCTGCGAAATCAAAAATCTGAACTCGTTCCGCTTTATCGAGCACGCCATCAATCATGAGATCGCGCGCCAGATCGAACTTATCGAAGGCGGCGGCAAGGTCGTGCAGGAAACCCGTCTGTACGATCCGGACAAAGACGAGACCCGTTCGCTGCGCGCCAAGGAGGAGGCCAATGACTACCGCTACTTCCCCGATCCCGATCTGCTGCCGCTGGTCATCGAGCCTGCGTTTATTGAATCCGTGGAGCAGTCGCTGCCGGAATTGCCGGAGGCCAAGCGCGGACGGTTCATGAATCAGTACGCCTTGTCGGCCTATGACGCCGGCGTGCTCACCGCCAGCCAGGAGCTGGCCGATTATTACGAGGCCTGCGTCAAGCTCGTCGGCGGCGAGGCAAAGCTCGTCGCCAACTGGATCATGGGTGATCTCTCGGCCTTTTTGAACAAGGAAGGCAAGGACATCACGCAGAGCCCGGTGTCGCCGGAACTCCTGAGCGGCATGATCAAACGCCTCATCGACAAAACCATCTCCAGCACCATCGCCAAGAAGGTCTTTGAACTCATGTGGGCCGGCGAAGGCACCGCCGATCAAATTATCGAGAAACACGGACTGAAGCAAGTCACCGACACCGACGCCATCGAAAAGGCCATCGCCGAGGTCATGACCGAGAACCCCACGCAACTCGAACAGTACCGTTCCGGCAAGGACAAACTCTTCGGCTTCTTCGTCGGCCAGGTCATGAAGAAGATGCAGGGCAAGGCCGCTCCCGATCAGGTCAACGCCCTGCTCAAAACCAAATTACAGCCGTGAAAAATATCAGCACCGAGTGCTGGCTTCGTATTGTTAATGTTTGCCCTTGGCGCAACAGGTCTGGCACTACATTTTTATGGATTTAGAAAATTAGGAATGACCTTAGTAGCGATGGCAATTTTCATAGCATTCTTTGGTGTTGCAAAGAATGTTACAGCCCTATTTGCACAATTATTCATAAAGAAAAAATAAAAGAGCATATTAGTCAGCATCGCTGGAAATGGAGAAACGTGGCATTATGCCCGCCAGGGGATGGGCCTGTCTTCGTAAATGAGCCCTGCATGGATTCACCGTTCAGATTATAGAGGGGATGCCCGTGGTCGCCAGCATGACTGCTTTTGCGCGCAGTTCGGTCCAGGGAGACTGGGGCCGCGCGACGTGGGAATTGCGCTCGGTCAATCACCGCTTTCTGGAAATCACCTTGCGGCTGCCGGAGGAATTGCGCGGCCTGGAGAGCAACTTCCGCGAGCGCATCGAGCAGCGCGTCAAGCGCGGCAAGGTGGACGGGCTGCTGCGCTATGACGGCTCGGCCGCGGCCTCGCAGACACCACATGTGAATGTCGAACTGGTGCGCGCGCTGATTGCCGCCGGCTCGCAGATCGATGCCCTGCTCAAGAATCCCTCGCCGCTCAAGACCTGCGACCTGCTGCGCTGGCCGGGCGTTTTGAGTGTCGAAGAAACCAACGTCGAGGTGCTCGGCGAGGTGCTATCCACGCTGCTCGAACAGACGCTGGACGCCCTGGTCGCCACCCGCCGCCGTGAGGGCGGCAAACTCGCGCAACTGATCGAGCAGCGCTGCGGCGCATTGGGCCAGCGTGTCGCCCAGATGCGGACGCAGTTGCCCGCCATCCAGGAGCATCTCAAAAATCGCCTGCGCCAGCGCCTCCAGGAACTGAGCCTGACCAACATCGAGCCGGGGCGGTTGGAACAGGAACTCGCACTCATGCTGCAACGCCTCGACGTGGCCGAGGAGATGGACCGGCTGGAGACCCACATCGCCGAGACCGGGCGCGTGCTGGCACAGGACCCGGCGCCCGGGCGGCGGCTGGATTTCCTGATGCAGGAGTTGCACCGCGAGGCCAACACGCTGGGGTCCAAATCCGCGCACGTGGACACCACCGGCGTCGCGCTCGACCTCAAGGTGATCATCGAGCAGATGCGCGAGCAGATTCAGAATATAGAATGACGACCGCGGACCTCTTCATCGTCTCGGCGCCCTCCGGCGCGGGCAAGACCAGCCTCGTCAACGCACTCGT harbors:
- the mrdA gene encoding penicillin-binding protein 2; this encodes MEYSLELKDRVRELKLVRRRLTAAMFLVMVLLGMLLLRLAYLQIAEHEHYTTLSRDNRVKVLPLAPTRGLIYTQDGALVAENRPAFSLDVVPERVPDMEDSLQRIRRVIDLTDTDVTHFRQALKQKRRFENVSLRFNLTEEEVARFSLDRHRFPGFDITASLSRYYPQGALLAHVLGYVGRIDENDLRAVDAANYSATTHIGKGGVEQTYEEELHGKVGYQQVEVNSQGRVLRVLENTPAVSGADLHLTLNLSLQRVATQALAGRRGAVVALDPDTGGVLAFVSQPSYDPNPFVRGIGVAQYAALLNSPDRPLYNRALQAVYPPGSTIKPFMALAALYYGVRSPGATTWCPGWFMLPNDDRKYHCWKKPGHGRMDMKEAIVESCDVYFYALALDLKIDRMHDFLDRFGFGDRTAIDLPGEAGGVNPSRDWKQATRRQPWYPGETLIAGIGQGFQLATPLQLAHAVSVLATHGLSVPPHLAGSLHPSPPAEEETIAPPVETAVTLRQSRDWNVVTAAMHEVVQGEHGTARHSGEGAPYAYAGKTGTSQLFGIKQDEEGENVEETDVPERLRDHGLFIAFAPLTAPRIALAVVVENGSSGSSSAAPVARQVLDQYLLRILTLGPAVPHGQT
- the mreD gene encoding rod shape-determining protein MreD, with product MAMPAWRGGVIAASFVVALMLTAMPLPSWGVAWRPAWVAMVLIYWAMAVPNRVGMFTGFVLGLLVDVIEVNQSAVLGQHALGLGIITYLVVSNHRRLRVFPLGQQAVVVGSLLLGYMALNGAIMAVVGQPPNPWRLALPALTSALLWPWLFVILRDLRRRAHLS
- the mreC gene encoding rod shape-determining protein MreC → MKSLFIHPSPSLTKLLTLIAGALLLMVMDHQYRQLEALRAVLSVAVYPLQVMVNAPVQAAHMLMSSVATRQALQNENEKLQVQNLLLKSRLQKFSALESENKHLRELLDSSVQLGEKVLVADVLGAQADTDAAQMTLNKGSQHGVYLGQPLVDAEGVMGQVIHVAPFTSVAMLITHPNHALPVQFNRTGVRAIAVGTGNDAVLELNYVPVTADVRVGDLVTTSGLGGRFPAGYPVGEVTKVSRESGNPFAKISAAPSARLGRSQQVLLVWPANGPAAVAGLSGSPFPPIP
- a CDS encoding rod shape-determining protein — encoded protein: MLRKLRGLFSNDLSIDLGTANTLIYVRGKGIVLNEPSVVAVRKGRDNSGHKTIAAVGVEAKRMLGRTPEHINAIRPMKDGVIADFEITEKMLQHFIHKVHGNRIFRPSPRVLVCVPCGSTQVERRAIHDSAKGAGAREVFLLQEPMAAAIGAGMPVSDPRGSMVLDIGGGTSEVAVISLNGVVYSDSVRTGGDKFDEAIVNYIRRNYGSLIGESTAERIKQEIGCAYPGNEVREIEIKGRNLAEGLPRSFTLNSNEILEALQDPLAAVVRAVKMALEKTPPELGADVAERGLVLTGGGALLRDIDRLLMEETGLPVIIADDPLTCVARGGGRVLEMIDEHGPDVLMLE
- the gatC gene encoding Asp-tRNA(Asn)/Glu-tRNA(Gln) amidotransferase subunit GatC, encoding MALSQEEVLAIARLARLQVPDERLPALAKQLSGILEFVAQMNAVDTGKVEPLAHPLDVSARMREDEVTEPDQRREFQAIAPAVEAGLYLVPKVIE
- the gatA gene encoding Asp-tRNA(Asn)/Glu-tRNA(Gln) amidotransferase subunit GatA, which codes for MHHLSLAELARGLVRGDFSSTDLTRACLQRIEAHDPKLNSFITVTAERALKQAAEADARRRTGDIAPLNGVPYAHKDIFCTKGVRTTCGSRMLENFISPYDATVTERFNAAGLVMLGKTNMDEFAMGSSNETSHFGAVRNPWNTDCVPGGSSGGTAAAVAARLAPFGTGTDTGGSIRQPAALCGITGIKPTYGCVSRWGMIAFASSLDQGGPMTQTAEDAALVLNVICGFDARDSTSLERPAEDYARDLNASLKGLRIGLPKEYFGQGLDPAVADTVHAAVREFERLGAKIKEISLPNGHLSIPAYYVVAPAECSSNLSRFDGVRYGHRCDKPRDLMDLYCRSRGEGFGPEVQRRILIGTYALSAGYYDAYYLKAQKIRRLIRDDFARAFKEVDLIAGPTSPTTAFKIGEKTSDPVTMYLSDIYTIAVNLAGLPGMSIPAGFVNNLPVGLHVIGNYFGEARMLNAAHQYQQATDWHKRRPAAFG
- the gatB gene encoding Asp-tRNA(Asn)/Glu-tRNA(Gln) amidotransferase subunit GatB gives rise to the protein MNWETVIGLEIHAQLLTRSKIFSGAATAFGAEPNTQACAIDLGLPGVLPVLNKEAVRMAVAFGLAVNAQIAPRSVFARKNYFYPDLPKGYQISQYELPVVGKGSIHIQLDGSDKRIGITRAHLEEDAGKSLHEDFHGMSGIDLNRAGTPLLEIVSEPDMCSAKEAVAYMKAIHQLVRYLRICDGNMQEGSFRCDANVSVRRQGESKLGTRCEIKNLNSFRFIEHAINHEIARQIELIEGGGKVVQETRLYDPDKDETRSLRAKEEANDYRYFPDPDLLPLVIEPAFIESVEQSLPELPEAKRGRFMNQYALSAYDAGVLTASQELADYYEACVKLVGGEAKLVANWIMGDLSAFLNKEGKDITQSPVSPELLSGMIKRLIDKTISSTIAKKVFELMWAGEGTADQIIEKHGLKQVTDTDAIEKAIAEVMTENPTQLEQYRSGKDKLFGFFVGQVMKKMQGKAAPDQVNALLKTKLQP
- a CDS encoding YicC/YloC family endoribonuclease — its product is MPVVASMTAFARSSVQGDWGRATWELRSVNHRFLEITLRLPEELRGLESNFRERIEQRVKRGKVDGLLRYDGSAAASQTPHVNVELVRALIAAGSQIDALLKNPSPLKTCDLLRWPGVLSVEETNVEVLGEVLSTLLEQTLDALVATRRREGGKLAQLIEQRCGALGQRVAQMRTQLPAIQEHLKNRLRQRLQELSLTNIEPGRLEQELALMLQRLDVAEEMDRLETHIAETGRVLAQDPAPGRRLDFLMQELHREANTLGSKSAHVDTTGVALDLKVIIEQMREQIQNIE